In the genome of Yersinia enterocolitica, the window AGTGCAGTTTTATGAATAGCAGCGGCGCGAACCAATTCGGCGATATCAGCCAGCGTACCGCGCACAGTGCGGCTTTCAGCCCATGTCGCTTTGTACACCACCGCAACAGGAGTCGACGCTGGGTATCCGCCAGCAATCAAACGTTCAGCCACGCGGTCCATCTCTTGTACTGACAAGAAAATCGCCATCGATGTTTGGTGCGCGGCAAACGCCTCCAGTTGCTCCAGCGGCGGCATCGGGGTTCGCCCTTCGATTCGGGTAATAATCAAGCTCTGCGCCACTTCCGGCACGGTGTATTCCACCCCCAGTTGCGCCGCTGCGCCAAGAAAAGCACTGACACCCGGTACCGACACAAAACCAATACCGTGCTCACTCAGCACTTCCCCCTGCTCACGGATCGAACCATATAAAGAGAGGTCACCGGTTTGTAATCGCACCACCAACTTGCCAGCCCGCACACCATCAACCATCAGTGTGATGATCTGTTCCAAATTCAAACCCGCGCTATCGTGGCATTGCGCCTCTGGCGAGCAATATTCCAGCAGTTCGGTATTGATCAGCGAGCCGGCGTAGATAACCACCTCTGCTTGCTGTAACAACCGGTAGCCTTTCAGGGTGATCAACTCTTTGTCGCCCGGCCCTGCACCGACAAACCAGATTTTTTGTGTATCCCAGGGTTGTAGTACCGCTGTTGATGCAGCATCAGGATGCTCAGACATTGCGCGCCTCCTTGTGGCAGGAAATAAGATAAGTAGGATTATTAGGTTTAAAATAGTGTCCGCTGCCCAAAGGGGTCAGGGTGGAGAGTTGCAACTGCACGCAATCTAACTGGCTGACAGCGCAGTGCTGTAAGTGAGCCAACGCGTCATTAAGGTTGTTGAGCAAAATAAAGGTCAGTACCAAACGGCCATCGGGCTTTAGCGTCATCAGCGCCCAATCAATCAGATCGGTTAAATGCCCGCCGCTGCCACCAATAAAAATGGCATCGGCTGCGGCCGTATTAGGCAAGGGGGCAACGCCTGCAATAATCGCCACATTGTGGCAACCCAGCCGCTGGCGGTTTTCGCTAATCAGTTCCAGTGCCGCTGGGTTGCGCTCAATCGCGGTGACCTGCAAATCGGGGAAGCGCAGTGCCGCCTCCAACGCCACACTGCCCGTCCCGGCGCCCACATCAATCAGGTGGCCATAACAAGGCAACTCCAGCCGTTCCAGTGCCAATGCGCGCACCGCTTCTTTGGTCATCGGGACTTTTTGCCCACGTAAGAACAGATCATCTCTCATTGAGGATCACCACCACATTCATGTCATAACGCGCCGCTACCTGTTGTTGCGACAGACGGTGAATACGTTCATTGGGTTGTGACAGGTTTTCACCGATAATCAAGGTGCGGGACAGACCACGCTGATGTAATGCATCGGCGATGGCACGCGGGCCGATAATGCTGTCAGTCACCATCGCCACCTTGTCATGCTGGAAAATCCAGTCAAAATCGGGTACCCGCCCGTGGCTGCTGGTAAGAAAAAGGTCATTCATATCCAGCGCCACTTTGGCACACAGATATTGAATAGCGCTGATGCCGGGCACGATATGTAGCTCGTCAGTGCCGAAGTTCGCCGCCAGCAGTTTGCCAATGCCATACAGCAGAGGATCACCGGAAGCCAATACCACAATGGCGCGAGTTTTGTTGCTATCCAGCCACTCCAGTAACCCCAGCAGATCCGCATCTAACAAGCGGGACTCACGAACATTGCTGCTAAATGTTGCCAGATGGCGCTTCCCGCCCACCAATACCTCAGCCTGGCTGATAGCCCACTGGGCTTCAGGGGTCAGATAGTCGATATCACCTGGGCCGATGCCAACAACCGTAATCATCGCAATGCCTCCACAATTTCATCCAGAGGCCGACTGCTGCCTAACACCTGATTATCGAAAGAGAATAAAATCGCATCGCACTGCGGCGGATTAACGGAGAAACGCATCATTTCAGCAATTCGCTCACAGATACGTTCGGCAATACGGCTGTAGACCGCCTGCCACCCCTGCTCAGCAATCAATTCCATCGCCGCTTCAGTGGTGTTGCACTGGTTCACTTCAAGCAGTAGCGCATGCGGCGCCCCCATCAGCGCCAGATGGGCAACCAATGTTTCCATACGCCCATCCGCGATATGGCTGTGGGTATGGAAGATACCGGCGGCCACTTTCACTAATTTGCCGGGATGCCCTACCAGCAGCACCTGACGAAAGCCCAGTCGCACGGTTTCCTGCAACATATAACCGACGAAATTACTCATGGTCACCACCCGCTGGCTGTCGAGGCCCAGATGGTCGCGAACAAAGCGCTCGCCATGATTGCCCGGTACCAGAATGACGCGATCTTCACCCGCCGCGCGCTTCATCTCCAATTCCAATGCCAGCGAGCGTTTCCAGCTCTCTTCCGACATCGGTGTCACAATGCCGGTAGTGCCGATGATGGAAATGCCACCGAGGATCCCCAACCGCCCGTTATAGGTTTTTTTCGCCCGCTCTTGCCCTTCGGGAGCAAAGATCTCTATTTCAGCACCGCGTAACGGGCCGATGACCTCGCGCACTGCTGCCTCGATGGTTTGGCGTGGCGTACGATTAATGGCTGAGCTGCCGACGGGGAGGCCAATACCTTTACGGCTCACTGTCCCGACCCCTTCGCCACCACGCAGAGTAATTTCCGTCTGTTCACGCAGCGTGACGCGAGCAAAAATCAGCATGCCGTGGGTAGCATCAACATCATCACCACCATCTTTGCGGATGGCCGCCGTAGCTTGCTGGCCCTCAATGAGGGGTTGTTCTACATTCAGGCATAACGTGACACCGGAAGGCGTCACAATTGAAATCTGGTCAATCACTTGCTGGCGCAACACCATTAGCGCCGCCACTTTAGCCGCCGCCGTCGCACAAGAACCGGTGGTGTAACCTTTGCGATATTGTTTGCCGTTATGCCAAATGCTGTCTAATTGCTGGTTTTGCAGCATCTGACTGTCATTGACAGTAGCCTCACTCATAGCGCCCCCCGCAACTGATAGAGGATGGCATTGATGATGGCTGCTGCCACATTGCTGCCCCCTTTGCGCCCAAGTGCTGCAATGCATGGCAGGTCACTGGCAACCAAGGCATCTTTGGATTCAGCCGCCCCGACAAACCCCACCGGTACACCAATGACCGCGATCGGTGTGGCGTGGCGTTCCAACAAGCGGAATAACGCAGTCGGGGCATTACCAAAGACAAACAGCTTTTCTCCTGACTCTGCCAGAGCAACATCCACTGCGGCCATCGAGCGAGTAATACCCTGTAGCGGCGCACTCTCCACCACCCGTGGGTCACTGATGTAGCAACGGCATTCGCATCCCATCTGCTTTAACAGCACTTTGTTGATACCGGACATCGCCATCGTAGTATCGGTATAAAGGGTGCAACCCCGGCGGATACCCTCGGCAATATGGGTTAGTACCTGCGGTGAGAAATGCAGAATATCCAGCCAATCAAAATCCGCCGTGGTATGGATAACCCGCTTGATCACCGCTTCTTGCATCTCACTGACAAAGCGAAAGTCCGGGTGCTCATCGGCAATAATGTCACCGATGATGGCAAAACTGTTTTGCTCTATTTCCTGCGGGTTCTTTATATAGTTCATCAGGTTATCCTTGTTAAATGCCGACCAGCAGCAGACGAATCAGGGCAAACAGTAATAGTGCTAATAACGACGCCATCAGCATCAAATGGATAGTGCGCGGGATATCATCCAGCGCCACCTCGCGCCGTTCATCACCGATCCAGGGTTTTTCAACCCGCACGCCAAAGTAATCATTCGGCCCCCCCAGCCGCACGCCCAGCGCACCGGCAACCGTGGCTTCAGACCAGGCACAGTTAGGACTGGCGTGCTGATAACGATCACGCCAGCCGATGTGCAATGCCTGACGGTAATCGGCTCGTAGTAACCACGCGGCTACGCTGAGTAATAACCAGCTCAGACGGGCTGGGATCCAGTTCGCCACATCATCCATCCGTGCCGACACATAACCAATCGCGCGGTATTTTGGCGTTTTGTAACCCACCATCGAATCAAGGGTATTGACTGCTTTGTAAGCCATTGCCAGCGGGGCGCCGCCTAACATCAAAAAGAACAGCGGTGCAATCACGCCATCAACGCTGTTTTCGGCCACTGTCTCTACCACCGCACGGGTGATTTGTGGCTTCTCTAGTTGTGAGGTGTCACGCCCGACAATCCATGACAGCTTCTCGCGGCTTTGTGCCAGCGAACCGTGCTTCAGGGCATCAAATACCAGTAGCGCCGCATCACTCAGGCAACGTCCGGCTAAGAGGGTGTAAATCATCCACACTTGCGCCAACCAGCCGAGCCACGGATTGATGTGTGTCATCAGTGATAAGAACCCCCAACTCAGCAGCCATGTCACGCCGACCACCACCAACCACAGCGCTGCTCCCCCCCACTTCAGTGCCCGTTCGCTATGGCAAACCGCACGGATAGCACGTTGCATTACAGAGATCAGGTTACCCATCCAGCGCACCGGGTGCGGCCAGTGCGGCGGGTCGCCGAGCCAGCTATCAAGCAAGAAAGCGACAAACCATGCGCTCAGGGTCATAGCACGCTCCGGGCAGCGGTCAGCCAGCCATTCAGTAAACCGGGGCGCTGGGCAAAATGGATATGCAGATAGCTGGCCTGAGTGCGCTGAAGTTGATAGCCACTGTGCCAGCGCTGAATAGCGACACCATCACGCCATTTGCTGCTATCAAATACCGGCGTCAATGGGCTAGTAAAATCGGAATAATGGAATTCATGACCACGCAGAATTTCACCTTGTGCAGCCAATAAGGTGTCACTGCGGGCCTGTGCCTGACAGTAACCAAAGCGAGTCAGCCGTTTCCCCATCCGGCTCTCACCGGCCAAAATGCCAACCATCGGGTGGCGCTGACCACTCTCATCCGTTAAGCCATCACC includes:
- the cbiF gene encoding cobalt-precorrin-4 methyltransferase (catalyzes the formation of cobalt-precorrin-5 from cobalt-precorrin-4) — encoded protein: MSEHPDAASTAVLQPWDTQKIWFVGAGPGDKELITLKGYRLLQQAEVVIYAGSLINTELLEYCSPEAQCHDSAGLNLEQIITLMVDGVRAGKLVVRLQTGDLSLYGSIREQGEVLSEHGIGFVSVPGVSAFLGAAAQLGVEYTVPEVAQSLIITRIEGRTPMPPLEQLEAFAAHQTSMAIFLSVQEMDRVAERLIAGGYPASTPVAVVYKATWAESRTVRGTLADIAELVRAAAIHKTALILVGAFLGDEYHYSKLYDAGFSHEYRQA
- a CDS encoding decarboxylating cobalt-precorrin-6B (C(15))-methyltransferase (catalyzes the methylation of either C-15 or C-5 in cobalt-precorrin-6Y to form cobalt-precorrin-7W; decarboxylating): MRDDLFLRGQKVPMTKEAVRALALERLELPCYGHLIDVGAGTGSVALEAALRFPDLQVTAIERNPAALELISENRQRLGCHNVAIIAGVAPLPNTAAADAIFIGGSGGHLTDLIDWALMTLKPDGRLVLTFILLNNLNDALAHLQHCAVSQLDCVQLQLSTLTPLGSGHYFKPNNPTYLISCHKEARNV
- the cbiD gene encoding cobalt-precorrin-5B (C(1))-methyltransferase (Catalyzes the methylation of C-1 in cobalt-precorrin-5 and the subsequent extrusion of acetic acid from the resulting intermediate to form cobalt-precorrin-6A), with protein sequence MSEATVNDSQMLQNQQLDSIWHNGKQYRKGYTTGSCATAAAKVAALMVLRQQVIDQISIVTPSGVTLCLNVEQPLIEGQQATAAIRKDGGDDVDATHGMLIFARVTLREQTEITLRGGEGVGTVSRKGIGLPVGSSAINRTPRQTIEAAVREVIGPLRGAEIEIFAPEGQERAKKTYNGRLGILGGISIIGTTGIVTPMSEESWKRSLALELEMKRAAGEDRVILVPGNHGERFVRDHLGLDSQRVVTMSNFVGYMLQETVRLGFRQVLLVGHPGKLVKVAAGIFHTHSHIADGRMETLVAHLALMGAPHALLLEVNQCNTTEAAMELIAEQGWQAVYSRIAERICERIAEMMRFSVNPPQCDAILFSFDNQVLGSSRPLDEIVEALR
- a CDS encoding cobalt-precorrin-8 methylmutase, producing MNYIKNPQEIEQNSFAIIGDIIADEHPDFRFVSEMQEAVIKRVIHTTADFDWLDILHFSPQVLTHIAEGIRRGCTLYTDTTMAMSGINKVLLKQMGCECRCYISDPRVVESAPLQGITRSMAAVDVALAESGEKLFVFGNAPTALFRLLERHATPIAVIGVPVGFVGAAESKDALVASDLPCIAALGRKGGSNVAAAIINAILYQLRGAL
- a CDS encoding cobalamin biosynthesis protein (CobD; CbiB in Salmonella; converts cobyric acid to cobinamide by the addition of aminopropanol on the F carboxylic group) encodes the protein MTLSAWFVAFLLDSWLGDPPHWPHPVRWMGNLISVMQRAIRAVCHSERALKWGGAALWLVVVGVTWLLSWGFLSLMTHINPWLGWLAQVWMIYTLLAGRCLSDAALLVFDALKHGSLAQSREKLSWIVGRDTSQLEKPQITRAVVETVAENSVDGVIAPLFFLMLGGAPLAMAYKAVNTLDSMVGYKTPKYRAIGYVSARMDDVANWIPARLSWLLLSVAAWLLRADYRQALHIGWRDRYQHASPNCAWSEATVAGALGVRLGGPNDYFGVRVEKPWIGDERREVALDDIPRTIHLMLMASLLALLLFALIRLLLVGI
- a CDS encoding cobalt-precorrin-7 (C(5))-methyltransferase (catalyzes the methylation of C-5 in cobalt-precorrin-6Y to form cobalt-precorrin-7W-a); translated protein: MITVVGIGPGDIDYLTPEAQWAISQAEVLVGGKRHLATFSSNVRESRLLDADLLGLLEWLDSNKTRAIVVLASGDPLLYGIGKLLAANFGTDELHIVPGISAIQYLCAKVALDMNDLFLTSSHGRVPDFDWIFQHDKVAMVTDSIIGPRAIADALHQRGLSRTLIIGENLSQPNERIHRLSQQQVAARYDMNVVVILNER